The Salvelinus namaycush isolate Seneca chromosome 11, SaNama_1.0, whole genome shotgun sequence DNA window gtatggtgaaaacacagacacaggaaacaaccacccacaaaacacaaaggaaaacaggctacctaaatatggctcccaatcagagacaacaactgacacctgcctctgattgagaaccatactaggccaaacacatagaaaaagacaacctagacatacaacatagaatgcccacccacatcacaccctgaccaaacaaaacatagaaacatacaaagcaatctatggtcagggcgtgacaccaataTATTTATACTAGCTGCACCCAGCCCTATGGCAGTAAATCATTGCATCAGATTTTGCAATTCAATGcaattgtcacgcctgctcccgctccctctccctggcgctcgaaggcgccaggctccccagcattacgcactcatGCCACCGtcagtacgcacacctgcctttccccATCATGTGCATCAGtgtattattggactcacctggactcagtcacctgtttattacctcccctatatttgtcagttccccatctCTGTTCCCTACTGCATTGTTTATCGTCTGTCCGTATGTTTCCCGGGGCTGACGCTGTTGCTTGTTCCATGTCTGTTCCTATTAAATGTTGACTCCCGGGCCCTacttctcatctccagcgtcgGCTCTTACAGCATTTGAATATTTGATGACTGTAACAATAGAATAATAACTGAATTATATGAATGAAATCACAACAACAAAGCATGATTACATGCTACTAATAATCTATTGTCAACTTCCCGTCTATTTGaaacatttagattttttaatCACTGTTCATGTGTTGAACTATTGAATTCTCACAAGAAAATAACTTGGTTGCAAATGCAGAATGAGAACTTCCAGAACTGGAATTTCACTGCTTTGATAGCAGAGACAACAGTGTGTGTTGTGACACAGTTTGGAATTTGGGAATTTAACACTGATTGATGACTCAGTGCTGATGTCATTGGTTCCTCTTGGTTGTGCTACCTTTATAGATGAATATGAACAGCTCTTGTAAATAGTCATATATCTGATTGTTTTGAATGAATATGCATTTGTCACAACATCAACTCTTGTCTAAAACCTCAAAAGGAACAAGAAGAAACAGTTGTATGAAACTCCTGTTGTTTGCCAGGTAGAAGTTATTGTATGTTGTATACAGCCATCAAGGCCAGGTCCATGTAGATTACAATGTAATCCAAAAATAACAACTTGGAGCTTAAACACCACAGACACATCCCaaatgaatgtactgtatgtcatctcTACAAGTCCTTTGGAATAGGagtgtttttataagaaacattgtgaGAGTGATTCACCCTCTGCTGACCTCTCATGGTGTAGTGTCCTCTACAGttactacaccccccccccccccccccccactggtgACCTCTCATGGTGAAGTGTCCTCTACAGTTACTACATCCACCCACTGGTGACCTCTCATGGAGTAGTGTCCTCTACAGTTACTACATCCACCCACTGGTGACCTCTCTTGGTGTAGTGTCCTCTACAGTTACTACATCCACCCACTGGTGACCTCTCATGGTGTAGTGTCCTCTACAGTTACTACATCCACCCACTGGTGACCTCTCATGGTGTAGTGTCCTCTACAGTTACTACATCCACACACTGGTGACCTCTCATGGTGTAGTGTCCTCTACAGTTACTATTCAATATCTTGTCTCTGTCTGCTTCATCTGTTAGTGTCTGTCATTGTACTGTCCAAGGTTAATCTTCCATTCACCACTCATACCACACAAGATGAACACACATGACAAGTGAGAATTCTtaggaaaatatatttattataGACATAAAATGTAACAGTAACGGTGACAAAATTATCAAATGTTTTCATGGAAAAAGTATAAACATTTAGTTTCCTAAACTCTTTTAACGAGATCGTAACCTTATTGCACATATAAAAATAGGTTTCATTATAACAATAATTTATTCATTTACAAAATCTATTTATATAAAATCAGCCCAGAAAATATAGGTAGATGGATAGCAGATGAAACAGGATGGGAGATGTACACTGGTTATTAACATGTTCAGTTCCTGACTGTTAAATACACATGTTCTGCTGATCTGTATCCAGAACCCATCATCGGATTAGTACTGTGATTTCCTGATGTGAACCGCCTTGTCCCTGAAATAGATTAGAAACATTCATATTATTTTCAGTTGTTAAGGCCACTCTTATATTTCAATATCTCCAATTAGAGTTGTATCTGTTGTCAAATCTGAAACAGGTTCAGTGTGTCTACATTCAGGAGTACCAACTTTGTTTGTACCATTCATAATAAACAACTATATTCTAAATCCCTTTTAATATTCAAGTGTAAATAGTATAACAGTTGTAATGTTATTTATGAGAGTCATTCTTACCCCAGTCGGTTGACATGTTGGATCACCCAGCTCTGGGAAGGGTCTGCACACAAATCTTTCCCCTTTTTAGTGTGGAATCTGgaagagacacatacaaaaccgTAAGTCCATATTCAACACTCTGTTTTTACAGCATTGTTAACCCATATTTCTATTCAACTATAATTACAGTATAATGTATTTTTCTTGCTGAATAATTTAAAGTTCTCTAAAGAATCCTGAACCTCAATTCAAAACTAAATAATCACATCAAAGATACTCACATGATGGCAGGGATTCTGCAGATTTCAATATCATTCTGTAGGGTATAGCCTACGATAACTCCAAAAGGTATTTCCCCACCAGTATAGCTTTGACAGCAGCCTCTTCTACGACGTCCTGTAAAAAATGAACAAATAAACAATTAAAGAGGAATCTTGATGTATACTAAATATTACTCTAATTGTCCAACAGTTTATTTCAGTGTTCCAGTAATAACACAGACAGACGGACTAAGACACAACTTTCACAGCAGAATATTGACCTTGTTTAGCTGCAGAAGCCTCAGTAGTGAACAGCCCCACAGCCAGGAGCACGAGCAGCACAATAACAGGGGCTCTGATCTGGGCCATCTCTTCTTCTGTGGTGCTGTGGTTAGTGATGTGATGAGCTGCTGTCTTGTCTTCAGAAAGAGAGCTTCAGTGGCTGTGTGAGGTCCTACTCCTCACCAGAGCTATATATATACTCCTGGTGCAGGTGGAAACTTATTCTCTGAGAGGTGAAATGGGCTTTCCTACCCACGCCTTAAAACCAAAGTTCCACGGCAGAATTTCCCCATCACTTTCCCCAACGAGTAACAAAAAAGGAACAAGATTCTTCAACAGAACAAGAGGGAGAATGTTTTGAGCCCAATCTTTACTTGCCTATTCATGATCGACAATCATAGTATTAAGTACTAGTATTAAGTACTACATATTTCAATGAAGAATTTGTGTTGATACTCTATCCTATGATCCTATATAGACATATACATATCTGGCAGCCTGGAGAGTGTAAGATTATTGCCTTTCTATTATGAGGTTGCATTGCCAAACGCGGTCTCAAATGAACTTATTTTTCTGtgattatatgtgtgtgtgtgtgtgtgtgtgtgtgtgtgtgtgtgtgtgtgtgtgtgtgtgtgtgtgtgtgtgtgtgtgtgtgtgtgtgtgtgtgtgtgtgtgtgtgtgtgtagccatgTACCCACGTCAGTGAAACCACTGCAGATCTTATCAACATTGAACATACTGTATTTACAGTTATCAGATGTATCAGTTCATTTAGGAGGAATCACAATGCATTGTGAACTACAGTGGGTAAGGTTGTGCAGTCAAACCAAGGGATTGCCTCTTTTTGTGGCCTATGAAGCAGTTGACACATTTAAGATAGTGATATTGATGAGAAAATATGTGATTGGACTGTTAGATAGCAAACAAACCACAATAGCACCACAGAACCAGTAAATCACTTTGATTTCAAGACAGGCTGAGTGCTGCACTGAGGATGAGCAATAACTTTTCTTACAAGACGTATGACAGCTATGATGACATAATGACCCCAGGGCTCTGAGTTGTAATTCCTAATTCTACAGCTCTGACTGATGGTCAACATTCTATACCAGAGGAACACTCCTCTAACCTGTTGAGCAGGGGAATATAAATGGGATTGATGtgtgtattatttatttacatttgctaggtattactgcactgttagagctagaaacacaagcataacatctgcaaatctgtgtgctcgaccaataaacgttgatttgatttgcactGAAATA harbors:
- the LOC120055433 gene encoding C-C motif chemokine 4-like codes for the protein MAQIRAPVIVLLVLLAVGLFTTEASAAKQGRRRRGCCQSYTGGEIPFGVIVGYTLQNDIEICRIPAIIFHTKKGKDLCADPSQSWVIQHVNRLGDKAVHIRKSQY